Genomic segment of Trichoderma breve strain T069 chromosome 7 map unlocalized scaffold00007, whole genome shotgun sequence:
CGATTCTCTTACGAAAAGACAGTGACAGCTTGAGTCAACGGGCGAAATTGCTTGACACGCGGCTTTGCGTATAAgccccctcttctctcctgcCGGGCGTATCCACcggcttctttctcccttcGAGCAGCAATCTCGCTCAATACTGAGATGTGACAGGCTTGTATACTCGTCCGCTTGGCATCTGTGATAATAGTCCATGTGCTATTATGAAGCTACGTGAGAAGGACGAGTTAGGCTGAATGCTAGTGTCTTTAGTCTACTAGATTGTCTCGGTTGTCGGTTCAGACACTGCATTCATATAAATGTTGGGTGCTACCTAGAAGTTGATGCACTATCATGTCTCAGTTGGGCATTTAAGAATGGCCAGACTACCAGAGACATGCATCGCCGGACTCGTGGCTAGGCCAGAGTAATTACAAAATCGTCCTACACCTCATCTGACACAGTTTCCAGCGTTGACTTACATCAAAATGGGCCAACCCAAGAGGCTCAACACTATCCCagcgagaaaaagaaaaagaaaagaacaaaaccaAGAATAAGAcgataaaaaaagaacaaagctcttttctctcccttgtccACTAACCAGGTGCCAGGGTTCTGCCGTGTCCCCCTCGCTTGAATTTTTGGAGCCATGCACAAGGGGTCGGAAAAATAGAAGTGTCAAAATAAAGCCCCGGACTTCTACTCCGGGATTCAAGCACAGAGTTGCGTCTACGGAGTCCCGTCCCAGTCCTTACGGCCCCGAAATAGCGTATTCTTATCAAATAGTATTCCATCAAATACGATGCACAACGAGACGCGCGTTTTTCTCTCTGTTTTGCTAATTTCCCTTATACGCGAGTAATGGCGGTATCTTTCCTGAGCCAGAAATGACAGCTCATGAATATCCCACACCAAGACGGCAATGTTCACGAGTGTGATGATCAGTTGACTTTTTCTCTCGCACAGACTTCCCCTCCCCTCGCGATATCATGACCGACAAAAGATGAAACTTCCAGCCCCGATGAGCCGAAGCGCAGATCACTTCTACATTACCAGAAACTTTTGATCAATGACGTGCACAATGCCGGCATTATCCATACATTTGGTCCAGCTCCACTCATGTATGTATGATTACCGCATGCGATCAGCGTCTCAATGCTTCAgagttttgtttgttttgtctaTCAATATACCGTATGAGCAGTAATGCCAATGACAAAGGATTACTCCGTAGACATCCTAGAATCAGATGCTCTACTATTCCATTCCATCGCTAACCAAGATTTTGATCGACGCTCCCCCCTTCGCTTCGTATTCCGCTTCTCCGGTACGATCCTGGGTCGTTTTTAAACATCCTTGTTCAACGTGCTATCACCGAGTTCGCTCTCCCGCACATCCGATTAGGGGGGATTGACCCATGTCGAGTCACGTCAAGTTGAGGACTTGGGTTTAGTGCGGGGATTCAAGAGAAGGATTAGGAGAGACTTGGGGTTCGCAGAAGGAAGAGAGTGTATATTTAGATGGAAAATGTGCTAAGCATCATGAATCGGGACATAAGATGCATGAGATAAAGCATATCAGATGAAACTTTATCACTAAGATTTAAACATAGCTATCAGAACTAGAAGAGAGAATCATATACGCATTCACAGCTACGTTTTTAATAAATGCTTCTTTCAATCCAAATTTCTATATTGACTCCAAGCTGAGTAAAATCTAGGGTAAGAATTGGACAGAAAAGGGTGACACATCTCGGCTCAGACTTGCCTTTAACGACGTCACTGCTACCGGCTCTTTAGAATAGACAGGCATCCAGACAAAGGGGTTAGCTGCAAGCAGCAAACGCACAATTGTTCCGTTGACTCCGCCTGTGGCCGTTGTAGCTCGGAAGTATCTgttttcatcatcaccgccgaGAAATTCCCTTCCTGTCTCATATGCTGTGCATATACCTATGCATATGCATCTCCTTGTGTTGGTACAGGGACTTCGTATGTGTAAACGCAATCTCATATAcctcaaggaagaagcagagtAGTacccttgaccttgccgcTTTCCATCTTGGCAGTTCGTGCTCCAAATTGTATCTATAAAAATAGATGATTAGTCACATTCTGCAAAGCCTCAGTACTTGATGGAACCCGCTACTTACCGCTcgtttcttctctgctgccacAGAACGCATGCCCAGGCTGTCAGCAAGGAGACGCAGGACCCTTTTCTCGGGTTCCAAATCACACCCGGTCCCCGGGTTATCAAAGTCACATTTCTCCCACGCAGGCAGCTCAATGGCCCATTTGACGAGGCTCTCGTCCAGGTAAGGAAACCTCACCTCTCTGCTCCAATGAGCCAGAACCCTGTCGTCTCGCCCCAAGTTTCTCTTGCCTAGCCGGCCAACGTCCAGTTTCAGTTCGTCTATTAGACCTGGATATCCGCTTCGTGTAAAAGCGGTGGCGTGCCGGACATATCCGCCAAATAACTCGTCCGCACCAAGCCCCGACAGCAATACCCGGGCTGTCGTACTATATGGCTCAGCCGCCTCTAACTCCGAGCTCAGCTGTCCCATCCCCTGTCCTCTTGAAGCAAAGTACAATGCACAAGCAATCGAGAGATCCATTTCAGTGTTATGGGGGTATATGAGGTCTATCAGCTCTGCTCGATGAGCGCTTGTTTCTTCATATGGAACATTTACCTAGATACGTGTTAATATGTGATATTTACCGTTGATTTCACAAAGTTGTCCTTACAGTAACGAATCGCCACTGTCTGTCTGGACAGACAGCTAGCAGCTCCGCAAATGACTTTCTCCCAGTCATCCTGTCTGGACAGAGCTCGTACAACTCAGCGGTGGACaggtttttgttttgcgAAGCAATCCTAGGATTCTCAAATGCCACGTTGATCAGATCGATAGCTTGTCCTGGCGGAATTATGTCACTGGAAATTCGGGCTAGGACGGTGCAATCTAGCCCTCCTGAGAATAACACGCCAACTCGGGCGTCTGACGTTTCCGCTATTGGAGGTCTTGGGACGTTCAGAACTCTAAGTTGGAGTGACTCCATCAGATGGTCTCGCAGCTGCTTTACTGAGAGAGACTGGCTGGTTAAGGGAGTCGTCGGGGTAGTAGGAATAGAGGCGTTGAAAATGCCAATACTTGATACCTGAAGACATGAGTAGCACGAATTGCGGTTGGCATGATTTTACTCCTAGTGGCCTGCGAAAGCGCTTCTAAGCAAACTTACCAAGTCTTTGTTCTGGTCCCAATCATGGCGAGTAGGCATAAGCTCCGTTGGAGAGTTTTCTCCATCCAGCTGAATAGTATAACAGCCATCTGCTTCAACTTCGGCCCATCCCACGGCAGGGGCTTCCGCTATGCTGGAGAGCAGAAACTCGTCTCCCCTTTTCAGCAGCAGTGAACGGCGTCCAAGGCGGTCACGCCCGTAGTACAGTTTCTTTGCTCTCTTATCCAGAAAGATGAAGGCAAATGGTCCCTCGATAGATCGCAGGGCGTCGAGGACACTATCCTCGCGGCCGGGGTTACGACTGGCGGCCGTcagcaaggccaagacggcCTCGCCATCGTTGCCCTCAACAGGCTTTCCGCCCAGTTTCCAGGCTTCGCCGTTCCAGCAAAGTACAGATCCGGATTCCGCGTCCTCTAGGGGCTGCTTTGCAAGATGGTCTCCGCGCAGCGACAGAACCGTTGAGGTCAAAGTCAAGTGAAGCGAGCTCTCGCTTGAACAGAGCTGCACTTCTACGGCTCCGAGATGGTCAGGCCCGCGGTTCCGAAGCCTTCGCTCGAGGCCTGGGGCCAACTGGTGACGACCTGCATCCGCTGATATGGCGGCATGGATGCCGCACATTGTAAGGCGCGTGAGGTCTTGATAGTGACAAGGATCAAGTCAAGTCGCGATAAAACTCGGGCTAACAGACGCAAAAGGACTGGCTGGTGCGTGCGCCACACACGGCCGTTGACGCTAAGACGGCAGCGCCACACATCCCTGATCCTTCGTCCAAACCCTTACTTTGATTCTCTTTGACATAAAGTATTTGATCTTAGCTGTATACAGCTTTTGGATACTGAATCAATGGTAGTGATTAGATTTAGTTTGGGTTGGATGAGTAAGAGGTTACATGCCAACGCCTTTTGCACTGGCTCTCTGTTGATGAGCATAGCCCTGGTACACGAGGGGGTTCGACATCGGCTACAGGCTTTAGTGTAACCAACTTCATGTTAATCATCGGATCAATATATCATTTGACAACCCTTGCAAGGCCAAAAAGGAGAATAACATGCTTCGTATTACATCTATGAACTCTTTCTGACATCTACAACTTAGACAGCGTGCTGCCTGTCTTTGCAAGATATTTCTTTGCCTGAATTTACAACATATTAGCTTCACATTTGATCGAGTATAGGTATGCAAACAATGAACAGACAGATGGACTCAcctcgccaatggcatcataATCCGCATTCCATTTCCAAAACTCCAGACTGCTGAAGTCAGCGTTCTTATCCGGCACAACCTTCTCCAGCACACTATCCGCGTGGGAAACGCCAATGGCATGCTCCGTCTTTCCCGACAGATGCTTCGTGTTCCATTGCGAAAACGCCTTTACTCGCTCCGCCCTAGGCTTGCAAATAGCCTGCCAGGCATTCACAATCTGCGGCACAGAGGCCGTAGAGCCGGCGGACAAGAGCAACTGCAGCACGCCAATGTCTTCGATAATGGTCGAATACCCCTGCGCGGCGTTGGGGTGCATCGCGTGAGCAGCGTCGCCCAACAGCACAATCCTGCCGGCCTTGCTCGACCAGCGTGGCAGGTCGGGCACTTCGGCAACTCGCCAGCGGTCGCAAGACTTTGCAATTCCCAGGGCCTTGACCATGTCGCTGCACGCGTCCTTGAAAAACCGGCGCACGAACTCGATGTCGCCCTTTTCGTCCCAAAGGCCCTTCTGGTCCGTCTCTCCTTGGATGGCAAAGAGAAGGCCGATCCTGCCGAACTTGGAGCTGTATCGGGTCACAACGAAGCCGCCCTCGCCCTTCCAGGTGGTGATGTTTGAGTTTTCCGTCAGCTTCATCGATCTCGGGTCGACGGTCAGTTCGGAGACGGCCATGTCGAAGCTGTAAAAGGTGGTAATGTCGACAATTGGATCCCATTTCTCAGGAGGCCCAAGGTCCGATAGCACGGCCCGGCGAGTGTGTGACTTGATGCCGTCTGCCGCAATGAGAATATCACACACAAGCTCCTCCCCGCCTTCCAGCGTCACAGTAGCCTTTGTCTCATCATCAGAAACTTTGACCACGTTTGCGCCGAATCGAATCTGTGCTCCGGCCTGAGCTGCTTGGTATTGGAGCAGCTTGACAAAGGCCCTTCTCGTAGAACCCCAGTCGGCATGTTCGGGAGCATCAACGACAGTAGTCCGGATCTCTCCGGTGTTTAGCTCGCGGTATGTGACGGATGGTGATCTGTCGCAGATTTGCTCTAGGACCGACTGGAATCCCCAGCTCTGAATGACCTTGCTTGCGCTTGgcctgatgctgatgcctcCTCCTGTGGGGTTTAGCTTGGGGCTCCGCTCAAGGACTTGGACTTCATGGCCACTCTTTGCAAAGGCGGAAGCAGCAGTGAGGCCGCCCAGACCAGcaccaatgatgatgactttcatgatgatgaaactTCGGTGAGAGGATGTGTTGAGTCTATGATGGTGTCTGGAAGAGCTACACCGAGAATTGGGGGTTCAGAACACTTGACCTTAGTGTCAGTGATATCCGTATTAGGAAGGCCGCCCGAACGCGTATAAATTCGAAACCCCTCGGTATTGGAGAAAGTGATCTACAAGAGTTGTTTGCAGTGTCGTTTGTCGCATTCTGCTTGATACTTATATTGAAGTCTCATTGCTGGGGTCAGACCATTGCCAACGTTGTTACTTCCTCGGCTCTCCGCTGCTACGTCGTAGTTTGCATTATCTCCGTTCATCGCTGACATCCGAGGTTTCGATATTTCAATAGTTGCGAAAGCACAGCTTGGAGCTTACATATGGGTCGAGTTTGAGTTTTACACAAGTTCTAAAGCTAAAGGGTTTCTACCAAGCCGTAGCTTtatagaagaaaataatCCATCCAATAATTACGCTCCGTAAGCGAGAATTACCCCAGATAAAGGTTCAATCCTTCAGCTAGTTCCCTGTACCCTTCATGTGACAGATGCGGCTTCAGGCCGAGGCTACAGGCTATCCACGCCGACGGAGAATACATGGGAAGTACTTGGGTACCCGAGATTACTCATCCCAGCAACACTTTGCTTTCGAGTTGCAACTTCACGCTCAATGTTAAGTTAGTAAGCTATGCTGAGTCAAGTTGACAAGCATTGACAGTTCATCTCAGAGCAGATGGAACAATTACATAACCTGCCGAGTAGGGTTGAAGCACCAGTCATGAACCTGTCTGCACTCCTTTATATAGGGATACTCGTACACTAAACCAGACAAAATAACCAACCAACAGCGTCCAAGATCTCACGTCAGCGTCTTGCAGCAGTCTAGCAGCTctagcagctccagcaaaaCGTGCTTCACTGGTCGATTTCGTCGTTGGTCGAATCTAGCTGCGGTGGCTAGAAATAGTTTGTGGTGACTAAGTGGATTTATGGCTGTGCTCAATGCC
This window contains:
- a CDS encoding asparagine synthase domain-containing protein, which translates into the protein MCGIHAAISADAGRHQLAPGLERRLRNRGPDHLGAVEVQLCSSESSLHLTLTSTVLSLRGDHLAKQPLEDAESGSVLCWNGEAWKLGGKPVEGNDGEAVLALLTAASRNPGREDSVLDALRSIEGPFAFIFLDKRAKKLYYGRDRLGRRSLLLKRGDEFLLSSIAEAPAVGWAEVEADGCYTIQLDGENSPTELMPTRHDWDQNKDLVSSIGIFNASIPTTPTTPLTSQSLSVKQLRDHLMESLQLRVLNVPRPPIAETSDARVGVLFSGGLDCTVLARISSDIIPPGQAIDLINVAFENPRIASQNKNLSTAELYELCPDRMTGRKSFAELLAVCPDRQWRFVTVNVPYEETSAHRAELIDLIYPHNTEMDLSIACALYFASRGQGMGQLSSELEAAEPYSTTARVLLSGLGADELFGGYVRHATAFTRSGYPGLIDELKLDVGRLGKRNLGRDDRVLAHWSREVRFPYLDESLVKWAIELPAWEKCDFDNPGTGCDLEPEKRVLRLLADSLGMRSVAAEKKRAIQFGARTAKMESGKVKGTTLLLP
- a CDS encoding FAD binding domain-containing protein gives rise to the protein MKVIIIGAGLGGLTAASAFAKSGHEVQVLERSPKLNPTGGGISIRPSASKVIQSWGFQSVLEQICDRSPSVTYRELNTGEIRTTVVDAPEHADWGSTRRAFVKLLQYQAAQAGAQIRFGANVVKVSDDETKATVTLEGGEELVCDILIAADGIKSHTRRAVLSDLGPPEKWDPIVDITTFYSFDMAVSELTVDPRSMKLTENSNITTWKGEGGFVVTRYSSKFGRIGLLFAIQGETDQKGLWDEKGDIEFVRRFFKDACSDMVKALGIAKSCDRWRVAEVPDLPRWSSKAGRIVLLGDAAHAMHPNAAQGYSTIIEDIGVLQLLLSAGSTASVPQIVNAWQAICKPRAERVKAFSQWNTKHLSGKTEHAIGVSHADSVLEKVVPDKNADFSSLEFWKWNADYDAIGEAKKYLAKTGSTLSKL